The following nucleotide sequence is from Micromonospora sp. WMMD1120.
CGGGCCGGCGGAAGGGGTGGAAGCCGGACGCCGCCGTCGTGGGGGGACTCTTCGCGGGCACAGCGTACGAGAACCCCACAGTTGCGACGCCAGTCGTACCGGGTTGCGTTACGGAAACAACCTGACGACCACCCCGGACGGTGCGACAGGGCGACAAGCCGGCTAGCCTTTCCCGGATTCCTGACCAACCACTCAGCGGAGGTACGCCGGAGATGATCCGACTGTCCGGGGTGTCCCGTACCTTCGAGGGCCGATCCGGCCGGGTGGAGGCGCTGCGCGGCATCGACCTCGACGTCGCCGACGGGGAGTTCGTCGCCGTGCTCGGCCGCTCCGGCTGCGGCAAGTCCACTCTGCTGCGACTGATCGCCGGGCTGCTCCCGCTGAGCGCGGGCGAGATCACCGTCGCCGGCACGCCGATCACCCGCCCCCGTCAGGACATCGCGATGCTGTTCCAGAAGCCGGCACTGCTGCCCTGGCGCACCGTTCTGGACAACGTTCTCCTGCCGGTGGAGATCTTCGGCTGGAGCCGCGCCAAGCATCGGGAGCGGGCCCGGCAACTGCTCGACGTCGCGGGCCTGGCCGGCTTCGAGAAGCGGCTGCCGCACGAGCTCTCCGGCGGCATGCAGCAGCGGGTGTCGCTGTGCCGGTCGCTGATCGGCGAGCCCCGGGTGATGCTGATGGACGAGCCGTTCTCCGCGCTGGACGCGCTCACCCGCGAGGAGCTCTCCGGCGAACTCCAGCGGGTGCACATGGAGAACAAGTCGACGATCGTCTTCGTCACCCACTCGATCGACGAGGCGGTGCTGCTCGCCGACCGGGTGGTCGTGCTGAGCCCGCGTCCGGGCCGGATCCGCAAGGTCGTCGACGTCGACATCCCCCGACCCCGCACCCTGGGCCGCAACGCGCACCTGGCCGACGTCGCCCGGGTCAGCGCGGATCTGCACGAGCTGCTGATGGAACGCGAGCAGCCGGCCCCGGCCGGCGCGGAAGGACACTGACCATGCGGGTGTCGGTCTTCACCGAGCCGCACCGTGGCGCCAGCTACGACGACCAGCTCCGGTTCGCGCGACTGGTCGAGGCCTGCGGCTACGAGGGCTTTCTCCGTGCCGACCACTACCAGTCGATGGGCGCCGACCCGGGACTGCCCGGCCCGACGGACGCCTGGCTGACCCTCGCCGCGCTGGCCCGGGAGACCGAGCGGATCCGGCTCGGCACCCTGGTGACGTCTGCCACGTTCCGGCTGCCCGGCCCGCTCGCGGTGATGGTGGCGCAGGTCGACCAGATGAGCGGCGGCCGGATCGACCTGGGCATCGGCGCCGGCTGGTACGAGCGCGAGCACACCTCGTACGGCATCCCGTTCCCGGCGGTCGGCGAGCGCTTCGACAGGCTGGCCGAGCAACTTGAGGTGATCACCGGGCTGTGGCGGACCCCGCCGGGCGGGACCTACTCCTTCACCGGCGACCACTACCGCCTGGTGGACGCGCCCGCACTGCCCAAGCCGGTGCAGGTGCCCGGCCCACCGATCATCGTGGGCGGGCGGGGCCCCAAGCGGACGCCCGAGCTGGCCGCCCGGTACGCCGACGAGTTCAACATGCCGTTCAAGTCCGTGGCGGTCACCGCCGGTGCGTTCGACCGGGTTGGTGAGGCGTGCGAGCGCACCGGACGGGCGGAGTCCGGGCGGGCTCCGCTGGTGCTGTCCGCCGGGATCGTGGTGGCCATCGGTCGCACCGACGCGGAGGCCCAGCGGCGGGCCGCGCCACTGCACGAGAAGAGCGCGCTGCCGCCGGAGGACCCGGTGGTCGGCTCCCCGGCCCAGCTCGTGGAGCGGATCGGGGAGTTCGCCGCGATCGGCGCCACCCGCGTGCACCTCCGTCTGATCGACTTCGCCGACCTCGACCACCTCGAGCTGATCGCCGCCGAGGTGCTGCCCCAACTGGACGGAGAACGATGACCGACGTGATCGAGGGAACCGAACTCGGGCCGGTGGGCCAGGAGATCGTGTACGAGAACGACAGGGTCCGGGTCTGGCACATCCGCCTGGAGCCGGGCGAGCGGCAGCCGCTGCACCGGCACGACCACCCGTACCTGGTGGTGGCGATCCAGGGCGCGAAGAACGTCGTGCAGACCGTGGACGGCACCCGGATCGACGCCGACGAGCCCACCGGCGGGGTGGTCTACCGGGACCCGGGTGCGGTGCACATGCTGACCAATGTCGGAGATACGACTTATCTCGCCCGGCTGGTCGAGCTGAAGTAGCCCACCGGTCGCCACCGGCGTGCCGCGCGGCGTGCCGGTGGCGATCGGGTGTACCAGGTGCGTAACGTGCCGGACATGGCCTATCGGACCTGGGGCAGACTGCTGCTCACGGCGCTCGGGGTGAGTGTGCTGGCCGGGGCCGGCCAGCTCGGCGTCGCGTACGGCTTCGGCATCGTCCGGCTGACCGGCGCCTTCACCGGGACGACGGTCAACCAGTGGCCGGCCCAGCTCGTCTGGGTGGGCTGGTTCGCCGGCAACGCCGCCGTCGCCGGCGCCGTCCTGACCGGACGCCTCGCCCGCCGGGACGCCCCGGCTCCCAGCACCGGTCGGCACCTGGCGATCGGTGCCGCGGCGGCGCTCGGCGCCACCGTCATCGCCCCGCTGTGCATGCAGCCCGCCCGCGCCGCGGAGCTGATCTCCGTCGACCCGGTCTGGGCGGTCGGCATCTGCGCCATGGTCGGCGCGGTGATCGGGGCGGGCGCGGCGATCGCCGTCCTGCTCCGTCCCGAGTTGGGCTGGAACATGGCGGCGGTGGCGGGGGCGGTCTGGCTGCTGGCGCTGCTCTCCGTCCTGCCGTCGCTGGGCACGACCGGCCCGCTGCCGACCGTCCGGCTCGGCGTGTTGGAGCCGAGCGGGCTCGACGACGACGTCGCACAGCGGTTGGCTCTGCTCCTGCTGCCCACCGTCGCCCTGCTGGCCGGGGCGGCGACCGCCGGGTTCGCCCGTTGGCGGGGCGAGACACCGCTGGTCAGCGGGGCCACCGGTGTCGCCGGCCCGGTGCTGGTGGCCTTCGCCTACCTCACCGCCGGCCCGGGTGACGGGATCGACCGTTACCAGGCCACCCCGTACTACGGCTCCCTGATCGCGATCGTCGCCGGAGCGCTCGGCGCGGCCGCCGCCGCGCTGCTGCGCTGGCCGCTCGTCGCCCGCACCGCGGACCCGAAGGCTATCGAGCCCACCGCCATTCTGAGGCCGCTGCCCGCCGGTCCGGCCCGGCCCGGCGCCTCCGACGATGGGGACGACGACGCGCAGCCGGGCAACGCCGAGCTGGCCACCCGGGCCGAGCCGGGGGGCGTCGTTCCCGCCCCGTGGGGCGAGCGTGCGGGCGTACGCACCGTCCCGGCCCACTGGGACTGGCCAACCACCGGCACCGGCGGCGAGCAGGGCGTCACCGCTGCGGCCCCGGCGACGCCGGCCGCGTGGTTGACCGCTCCGACGGGTGAGTTCACCGCCGCGGCGCGGACCTCGTCGGCGAGCCGGGACGAGGACGTCAGCTCGGTCGACACCGCCCTGACCGGGGCCACGGCAGGGCCCGCCGACGCCACCGCGGGACGTACCGACGCCGAAGCGGCGACGGCCGACCCCGGGGCCGACGAGCCGACCGGGAGCGTGGCCGGCACGAGCGGCAGGCGTACCTCCCGCAGGAGCGCCACGGCCACGGCCGCGACCGGCACGGCGACGCCGACCCCGGACAACCCCGGCTCGGACCGTAACGACGCGGTCGGGTCCAGCGCGGCAGCGACCACCGGAGCCGTCGACACGCCACCGCCTGTCGCACCACGCCGGACCCGCAGGCCGAAGGCCGAGCCGGAGGCCACCGGCTCCGCCCCGGCCACCGAGCCGCCCGCGTCCGCGCTTGACCAGGGGACGACCGCCGACACGACGACCAGCGACGCGACACCCACCGGCCGCACGCGGAAGGCGTCCCGACCCGGGAAGGCAGCCCCCGAGCCGGCCGACGACAGGGCCGCGCCCAGCCCGGACGGCACGGGTACGGGTGGCGCTTCCGCCGCCACGACGGCAACCGGTCCCGCCGCGACGACGGCAACCGCTTCCGCCGCGACGACGGTGGCTCGATCGGCCGCGACCGGTTCGAAGCGCACGGCGGCGACCCCGAGCACGAAGCGAGCGGCGGCGGGCCCGGCAGCCGCCGGGCCCGGCACGACACCTGCGGACCTCAAGCGGGACACCGCCACGACCGACGGGTCGGCGGCGGCAGTCGCGGCGACTCCCCCACAAGCCCAGGACGATCCGGCAGGCGCGCCCGGCAGCTCCGCCCCCGACGCGGGTACGACGCAACGCGGCCCGGCCGCCGACACCACCACAGCGTCGTCCGACCCCGTGTCGGCGGCCGACCAGGCATCGTCGACAAGCGAATCCGTGCCGCCCAGCACCGCTACGCGCACCACCGAGGACAGCGTCATCGCCGGGTTGTTCGGGGTAACCACCGCCAGCGACCCGGACGCCGCCAAATGGACGCCGACGCCGACGGTCCGACCGCACACGTCGGGGTGGACCGTGCCGCCGCAGCCCTCCCAGCCGGAGACACCGGACGAGCCGGCCGGGCACCTGCCGCGACCTCGGCACCGGGCGCCGCTGCCCGACCTGAGTCAGGCCGGCACCTGGAACGCGTTCGACACCTCTCGCCGCGGACGTCGGGACGCCCAGGACAGCGCCCCGGCATCGACCGGGGATACCGGCCCCGAGCGGCAGACGGCGTCCCCGGGCACGGCGAACACGTCCACCGCCGGCAACCACGACGACAGCGCCACCGCCACCAGCGGCAGCGCCACCAGCACCGGCGCCGGCACCACGACTGGCGGCAACGGCAGCGCCGGCAACGCCACCGGCGCCGGCGCTGGTAATGCCGGCAGCAGCGGCAGCACCGCCACCAGCACCACCAGTAACGGCACCGGTAGCGGCGCCAGCAGCGGCGGTCCGGCGAGCACCGACGCGACACCGGCCGGGTCGACGGACGCCGTGGCAGCACAGCCCTCTCGGCGCGGCCGGCTCGGCGGGCTGTTCCGCCGCAACCGGGGCCGGGCGGACGAGGCGAGCGCCCCGACGTCGGACGAGAGCGAGCCGCTGGCCACCCAGGACGAGGAGTTCGTCGACTGGGTCGCCGGTCTGAGCAAGCCGGTGTCGGACAACGAGCCCGAGCAGGGCAACGGCCGGCGCTCGCTGCGCTCCTCCGGTCGACACCACCGCGACTGACGGACGGCGGCACCCGCGACCCACGCGACGACCCGCGCCGTCACATCTGCCGGCCGCAGCTTGACCGACTCGGGTTCAAGGAAACCGGGCCATTCCACCGGCCCGGAAGCCCCGACTTCAGGAAACTCGAGTCGATCAAGCCCACGACACCGCGCGTCAGGCGATCGGCAGGTAGACCCGCCCGCCGCCGGACACGAACTCCTCCGACTTGTCCTTCATGCCGCGCGCCGCGTACTCCTTCAGCTCCTGGGTGATCTTCATGGAGCAGAACTTCGGGCCACACATCGAACAGAAGTGGGCGGTCTTCGCCGGCTCGGCGGGCAGCGTCGCGTCGTGGTACGAGCGCGCCGTCTCCGGGTCCAGCGAGAGGTTGAACTGGTCCTCCCAGCGGAACTCGAACCGCGCCTTGGACAGGGCGTCGTCCCAGGCCTGCGCGCCCGGGTGTCCCTTGGCCAGGTCCGCGGCGTGCGCCGCGATCTTGTACGCGATCACGCCCGCCTTGACGTCGTCGCGGTCCGGCAGGCCCAGGTGCTCCTTCGGCGTGACGTAGCAGAGCATCGCGGTGCCGAACATGCCGATCATCGCGGCGCCGATCGCCGAGGTGATGTGGTCGTACGCGGGAGCGATGTCGGTGGTCAGCGGGCCGAGCGTGTAGAACGGCGCCTCGTGGCACCACTCCTGCTGGAGGTCCACGTTCTCCTTGATCTTGTGCATGGGCACGTGGCCGGGGCCCTCGATCATCACCTGCACGTCGTGCTCCCAGGCGATCTTCGTCAACTCCCCGAGGGTACGTAGCTCGGCGAACTGCGCCTCGTCGTTGGCGTCCGCGATCGATCCCGGGCGCAGACCGTCGCCGAGCGAGAACGTCACGTCGTAGCGGGCGAGGATCGCGCACAGCTCCGCGAAGTTGGTGTAGAGGAAGTTCTCCTCGTGGTGCGCGAGGCACCAGGCGGCCATGATCGAACCGCCCCGGGAGACGATCCCGGTCACCCGGTCCACGGCCAGCGGCACGTACGGCAGCAGCACCCCGGCGTGCACGGTCATGTAGTCGACGCCCTGCTCGGCCTGCTCGATCACGGTCTCCCGGAACACCTCCCAGCTCAACTTGACCGGGTCGCCGCCGACCTTCTCCAGCGCCTGGTAGATCGGCACCGTCCCGATCGGCACCGGCGAGTTGCGCACGATCGCCTCCCGGGTCTCGTGGATCCGCTTGCCGGTGGACAGGTCCATCACGGTGTCCGCGCCCCAGCGGGTCGCCCAGGTCAGCTTCTCCACCTCCTCGGCGACCGACGAGCTGACCGCCGAGGTGCCGATGTTGGCGTTGACCTTGACCAGGAACGCCTTACCGATGATCGCCGGCTCGCACTCCGGGTGGTTGACGTTGAGCGGGAGCACCGCCCGACCGGCGGCGATCTCGGCCCGGACCAGCTCCGGGTCGACGTTCTCCCGGATCGCCACGAACTCCATCTCCGGCGTCACCACACCGGCCCGCGCGTACGCGAGCTGCGTCGGACGACGACCGTCCACTCCGGCGAGCGGCGTGCCCGCGCCCCGCACCGGGGCCACGTCGCCGCGCTCGGCGATCCACGGCCCCCGCAACGCGGGCAACCCCACCGACGGGTCCGACCCCGGGCCGGACGTGTCGTAGAGCCGCACCGGCGGATGGTCCCCGGTCAACGTCACCTCCGCGAACGGCACCCGCAGGTCCGGCCGCGACCCCTCGACGTACACCTTGCCTCGTGCCTGCATGACAGCCTCCCTGGTGATCAGGCGGACCAGCCGAAGTGGTTCAGCGGCCCGCGCCCAGCTCCCAGCTCCCAACCCCGCGCGCCGGTCAGCGCACGGAGCACGTACTCCTTGGCGGCGCGCACGGCCGCCGGCACCGGATCGCCGTGCGCGAGGCGCACCGCGATCGCCGCCGAGAACGAGCACCCGGTGCCGTGGGTGTGCCGGGTGTCCACCCGTGGGCCGCGCAGCACAGTGCTGACCCCGTCGCCGTGCAGCACGTCGACCGCCTCGCCCCCGTCGAGGTCACCGCCGGTCACCACCACGTAATCCGGGCCGCCGGCCGCCAGGGCCTCGGCGGCCAGCACCATCGCGGCCACGTCGTCCACCGGACGTCCGGTGATGGCCGCGGCCTCCGCGCAGTTCGGCGTCGCCACCCGGGCGTACGGCAGCAGCCGCTCCACGGCGCCCACCACACCGAGCTGATGTCCACTGGTGGCGACCAGCACCGGGTCGACGACGAGCTGGGGCAACCGGCCGTCGCGAGCCGCCTCGGCCACCACCTCGGCGATCGCCGGGGTGCCGAGCATCCCCGTCTTGACCGCGCCGACGGTGAAGTCGGCCAGCACGCTGTCCAACTGCTCGGTGACAGTGCGCGGAGGCAGCGGCAGGACGGCGTCGACACCCCTGGTGTTCTGCGCGGTGACCGCCGTGAGGACGCTCGTGCCGTAAGCGCCGAGCGCCGCGAAGACCTTGAGATCCGCCTGGATGCCCGCGCCGCCGCCGGAGTCGGAGCCGGCGATCGTCAACGTTGTTCGTGGCGTCATCTGTCCTCTTTGGTTGCGGTTTGGGGCTGCTGGAAGGCGCTGACCAGATTTGCGGCTGTCGCAGAGGGGTCTTCTGCGCGCATCAGTGCGCCCAGCACCGCCACCCCGACGGCTCCCGCCTGGACGCAGGTGATGACGTGTTCCGGGGTTTCGATCCCGCCCAGGGCCAGCACGGGGACCGGGCTGACGCCGACGAGCTCGCGCAGCCCCGCGACGCCCAGGGGTGGGCCGTAGCCGGGTTTCGTCCTCGTGTGGTGGATCGGGGAGATGGTGGCGTAGTGCTCGGTGGTCAGGCGGCCCAGCTCTGCCCGGTCGTGGCAGGAGCGGCCGACCAGCGGATGGGACGGTGGCGGGTACGGGCCGGCGGCCGGCAGGTGGACCGCGTCGCCGCCGAGCGGGTCGGGGCCGGCCACGATGAGCGTCCCGCCGACGTCGGCGAGGATCGCGCGGAGGTCGGCGGCGAGGGCGGCGCGCTCGGGCGGGGGCAGGTCCTTCTCGCGCAGCACCACCCAGCGCACTCCCCCGGCCACCGCGCCCGCCACGACCCGGTCGAGCCGGTCCCGCGCGACGAGCCGGTCGGTCAGGAGGACGACTCCGGACGGCCGGCTCACAGGTCCGGTCTTCCCTCGTCCGGGGTGGACGCGAGCGCGTGGAAGCGACGGGCGATCCGCCCGGCGCCCGCCGCCAGGCGCCCGGCCTCGACCGCGTAGCGCATCGCGGTGGCCATCGCCACCGGGTCGGCCGCCCGGGTGACGGCGCTGGCCAGCAGCACCCCGTCACAGCCCAGTTCCATCGCCAGCGCCGCGTCGGACGCGGTGCCGATGCCGGCGTCCAGGATCACCGGTACGTCGACGCCCTGGCGGATGAGCCGGATGTGGTGCGGGTTGCCGACGCCGAGCCCCGAGCCGATCGGCGAGCCGGCCGGCATCACCGCCGCGCACCCCACGTCCGCCAGGCGGCGGGCCAGCACCGGGTCGTCACTGGTGTACGGCAGCACCGTGAACCCGTCGGCCACCAGCTCCTCGGCGGCACGCAGCAACTCCACCCCGTCCGGCAGCAGCGTCCGCTCGTCGCCGATCACCTCCAGCTTGACCCAGTCGGTGTCGAACGCGTCCCGGGCCAGCCGGGCCACCTTCACCGCCTCGATCGCGGTGTGGCAACCGGCCGTGTTCGGCAACAGGCGTACGCCGCAGCGGTCCAGCAGCTCCAGCAGCCCGCCGGTGGAGCCGGGCGCGGTGCCCACCCGGCGCAGCGCCACAGTGACCAACTCGGTCCCGGACGCCCGGATCGCCTGCTCCAGCACGTGCAGGTTGGCGGCTCCGCCGGTGCCCAGGATCAGCCGCGAGGTGAACGTCTGGCCACCCAGCTCGAACGACACCCCGCTCACCCGCCCTGCGCCGCGGTGAGCACCTCGACCCGGTCACCGTCGCGCAGCGCCCGGGTCGGCCAGTCGGCCCGGGGCACCACCTCGCCGTTGACCGCGACCGCCACCCCGCGCGGGTGCGGAACGATCTCGCCGACCAGGTCCGCCACCGACACGTCGGTGGCGACGCTGCGCCCGGTCCCGTTCACCGTCAACTCCACCGGTCCCCCTTCGTGGTCCGTTCCGGTCCGCCCGTCCCGTCCGCGCCGGAACCCGCCGGCGGCGTACCAGCCGCCGCGGAACCGGCAGCGCCGGCACCGTCGAAGCGATCGGCCCGCAGCGGCGCGAGCAGCGGATCGGGTACGCCGCCGAGCACCAGGTCGGCGATCAGGTCGGCGGTGAGCGGGGTGAGCACGATGCCGTGCCGGTGGTGCCCGGTGGCGACCAGGACACCCGGCCGGCCGGGCAACGGCCCGAGGATCGGCGCGTTGTCCGGGGTTCCCGGGCGCAGCCCGGCGACCGCCTCGACCAGCTCGTACTCGGCCAGCTCGGGCAGCAGGTCGACACCCGCGCGCAGCAGGCGCTGCACCGCGCCGGCGGTGACAGTGGTGTCCGACCGCTCCTCGACGGTCGCGCCGAGCACGACCTCACCGTCGGGGCGAGGCACCAGGTAGACCGACTCGCCGTCGGCGTACCCCCGGATCACGTGCCGGAAGCCCGGCGCGCCGCCGTCGGGCGCGCGCAGCCGGAGGATCTGGCCCTTGACCGGCCGCACGGGCAGGCCGGTGAGCGCGGCGGCCCCGCAGCCGGCGGCGACCACGGTGTGCCCGGCGTCCACATCGGACAGCCGGCGGACCGCCCGTGGCACCAGCACCGCGCCGGCCCGCCGCGCGGCCGTGCGCAGCGCCGGCACCAGCCGGCGGGGGTCGACCTGGTGGTCGGTGGGCGCGAGCGCGCCGCCGCGCACCCCCGGGGCGAGCGCCGGTTCGTGGTCGCGCAGCGCACTGGGGCGCAGCGGGGTCACCGGCAGACCCAGCCCCTGCTGGTACGCCCAGAGCCGGCGCGCCTCGGCCAGGTCGTCGCCGGTCAGCCCGACCAGCACCGTGCCCTCGGTCCGGTAACCGATCCCGACGCCGGTCGTCGCGGTCAGCTCGGCGGCGAACGCCGGCCAGCGGGCGGCGGACGCCAGCAGCAGCTCGGTCAACAGCCGCTCCCCGAAGTACGCCTCGGCGACCGGGGAGAGCATGCCGGCGGCGACCGCCGAGGCCCCCGAGCCGGACGCGGCGTCGTACACCTCGACGCGCAGCCCACGGGCGGCACAGCGCCACGCGATGGCCAGCCCGATCGGGCCCGCGCCCACCACCGCCACGTCCGGCCGGGCCCGGTCGCGTGCTGGCGCTGACGGTGACCGGCCGGTCAGCACGCCAGCGCCTCGATCAGCTCGGCGGTCGCCCGTGCCGGATCGGCGGCGGCGGAGACGGCGCCGACGACGGCCACCCCGTACGCCCCGGCGGCGCGCAGCGCGGGCACCCGGGCGGCGGTCACCCCGCCGATCGCGATGACCGGCACGTCGACGGCGTCGACGACGGCGCGTACCCCGGTGGGGCCGATCGGGTCCGGGAGTCCGGTCTTGGTGCTCGTGCGGTGGCACGGCCCGACGCCCAGGTAGCTGGCGCCGGCCGCGACGGCAGCGCTCGCCGTGCCCGGCGCGCGGGCGGTGGCGCCCAGCACACCGGCGGGGCCGAGCACCCGGCGGGCGGCGGCGACCGGCAGGTCGTCGGCCCCGACGTGCCCACCGGCGGCACCCACCGCCAGGGCGACGTGCAGCCGGTCGTTGACCAGGCAGGTCGCCCCGTACGGCGTGCAGAGCGCGAGCACCCGCCGGGCCAGGTCGTACGCCTCGCGGTCGGTGGCGGAGTCCTCGACCCGGACCTGCACGACGAGGTCGGCGCGGGCCGCGCTGAGGGCGGCCCGGACCACGGCGAGCGGTTCGCGCCCGGGTCGGGTGTCGGTGATCAGATGCAGTCGGCCGAGGGACGGCACGGCAACACTCCTCCCTGCGCCGGCATTACCCGGATCAGGTTCGACGGTCGGGGGCTGTCAGCCCCCCTCTCAGCCCGGTACACCGGGCTCCCGTGGGTTACGTGAGTGTCACCGTACGACAGAACCGCCGCTCTGCCAAGGCGCGGGCCGGCGGGGGTCCGGCGGCCGGGCGCGGCGAAATCTGTGGGGCACTTCATACGGTCCTGTTCGGAATGTCGCCCGCCGTTGCAGAACCGTTACCCGTCCGCATCTTGCCCGACATCGAACCAGCCGAATTAATTTGTTCAGCGATTCGACAAAATGTCGGTGGGACACCTGACGAGGTGTGACCACCGACTCCACCGGGGACGGCATTCGGCGAGCCGGCTCCAGCGAGCTCTGTCACTACGACACAGGAGGCGGCGTGTCCCGTTCTCGTCGTGCCCGCGTACCCATCACCGCAACACTGATCTCACTGGCCATGGCCTCGACCACGCTGTTCGGCACGCCCGCCCAGGCGGCCCCGCAGCAGGCCCCGGCAGCCCAGGTGGCGCCGAAGGCGGCCAACGCCGCCGACGATCCCTACTCCGTCCTGATCTTCTCCAAGACCGCCGGTTTCCGGCACGACTCCATCCCCACCGGCATCGCCGCCATCCAACAGCTCGGCGCTGCCAACGGATTCACCGCCGACAACACCGAGGACGGCGCGGCATTCAACGACGCCAACCTGGCGAAGTACAAGGCCGTGATCTGGCTCTCCACCACCGGTGACGTGCTCAACGCCGAGCAGCAGGCGGCGTTCGAGCGCTACGTCAAGGCCGGCGGCGGCTACGTCGGCATCCACGCCGCCTCGGACACCGAGTACAGCTGGGCCTGGTACGGCGACCTGGTCGGCGCGTACTTCGCCAACCACCCGCAGAACCAGACGGCAACGGTCAAGGTGGAGGACCACGCCCACCCGTCCACCGCCGAGCTGCCGGACCGCTGGTCCCGCTTCGACGAGTGGTACAACTACCAGACCAACCCCCGGCCGGACGTGCACGTGCTGGCCAGCCTGGACGAGAAGTCCTACACCCCGGGCGCGGGCGCGATGGGCGCGGACCACCCGATCGCCTGGTGTCAGGACTACGACGGCGGCCGGTCCTGGTACACCGGCGGCGGCCACACCCGCGAGTCGTACGCGGAGCCGGAGTTCCTGTCCCACCTGCTCGGCGGCATCCGGACCGCGGCCGGTGTCGCGGACGCCGACTGCGGCGCGTCGAAGACCGCCAACTTCGAGAAGGTCACGCTGGACAGCAACACCAGCAACCCGATGGAGCTGGACATCGCCCCCGACGGGCGGGTCTTCTACATCGAGCGGGACGGCCGCGTGCAGATCGTGAAGCCGGACACCGGCAACACCGTCACCGCCATCGACCTGGACGTCTTCACCGGCAACGAGGACGGCCTGATCGGCATCCGGCTCGACCCGGACTTCGCCACCAACAAGTGGGTGTACCTCTACTACGCGCCGAACGACGGCGTCACCCGCAACCTGCTCTCCCGGTTCACGGTGACCGGCGACACCATCGACCCGGCCAGCGAGAAGCAGATGCTGCGGGTCGACACCCAGCGCAACACCTGCTGCCACGCCGGCGGCAGCATGGCGTTCGACAGCGCGGGCAACCTCTACCTGGCCACCGGTGACAACACCAACCCGTTCGAGTCGAACTCGTACTCGCCGCTCGACGAGCGGGCGGGCCGCCAGGACTACGACGCGCAGCGCACCTCCGCGAACACCAACGACCTGCGCGGCAAGGTGATCCGCATCCACCCGGAGGACGACGGGACGTACACCGTCCCGTCCGGCAACCTCTTCCCGCCGGGCACCGAGAAGACCCGTCCCGAGATCTACGCGATGGGCTTCCGCAACCCGTTCCGGATCGGCACCGACCCGAAGACCAACACGCTGTACGTCGGGGACTACGGGCCGGACGCCAACAGTGACAACCCGAACCGGGGCCCGCGCGGTCTGGTCGAGTGGAACATCGTCACCCCGGGCAACTACGGCTGGCCGTACTGCACGGGCACGAACGAGGCGTACAACGACTACACCTTCCCGTCCGGCCCGAGCGGCCCGAAGTTCGACTGCGCGGCACCGGTCAA
It contains:
- the thiO gene encoding glycine oxidase ThiO encodes the protein MTGRSPSAPARDRARPDVAVVGAGPIGLAIAWRCAARGLRVEVYDAASGSGASAVAAGMLSPVAEAYFGERLLTELLLASAARWPAFAAELTATTGVGIGYRTEGTVLVGLTGDDLAEARRLWAYQQGLGLPVTPLRPSALRDHEPALAPGVRGGALAPTDHQVDPRRLVPALRTAARRAGAVLVPRAVRRLSDVDAGHTVVAAGCGAAALTGLPVRPVKGQILRLRAPDGGAPGFRHVIRGYADGESVYLVPRPDGEVVLGATVEERSDTTVTAGAVQRLLRAGVDLLPELAEYELVEAVAGLRPGTPDNAPILGPLPGRPGVLVATGHHRHGIVLTPLTADLIADLVLGGVPDPLLAPLRADRFDGAGAAGSAAAGTPPAGSGADGTGGPERTTKGDRWS
- the thiE gene encoding thiamine phosphate synthase, which codes for MPSLGRLHLITDTRPGREPLAVVRAALSAARADLVVQVRVEDSATDREAYDLARRVLALCTPYGATCLVNDRLHVALAVGAAGGHVGADDLPVAAARRVLGPAGVLGATARAPGTASAAVAAGASYLGVGPCHRTSTKTGLPDPIGPTGVRAVVDAVDVPVIAIGGVTAARVPALRAAGAYGVAVVGAVSAAADPARATAELIEALAC